Proteins encoded in a region of the Salvelinus sp. IW2-2015 linkage group LG27, ASM291031v2, whole genome shotgun sequence genome:
- the LOC111953966 gene encoding SLIT and NTRK-like protein 1: protein MLLWIVLLKAALCVAIGNVTRDICKEQICSCNEIEGDLHIDCEKRSFTNLHHLTGPSSQFYHLLLHGNSLSRLFPNEFANFYNAVSLHLENNGLHDIVPGAFLGLQLVKRLHINNNKIRSFRKSTFLGLDDLEYLQADFNLLRDIDPAVFRDLNKLEVLILNDNLISALPINVFQHVPITHLDLRGNRIKTVPYEGVLEQIPGIAEVLLEDNPWDCNCDLVSLKEWLENIPQNALIGRVICEAPTPLQGNDLNETSEMVLCPSIKSGADESLVAPPTQEETSVPGPVPTPYKARGDPGSPTPGNGQKGRSKSHWQLKTKPTSMTGVNGEREQLQIVQNASCPVPCSCKLIGSRQGLGVNCEGKKIESLANLKPKPJTAHELNMRDNNIHAIKKNHLNGYSSLNLLDLGGNNIKLIDNSTFQNLTELRWLYMDKNYLDTLIAEMFIGLQNLEYLSLEYNDIQLILAGTFSPLPNLRVLFLNNNLLKALPVDAFLGVSLSKISLHNNYFTYLPVAGVLDQLNSIIQIDLHGNPWDCSCNIVPFKQWTEKLGADVIVSDLKCESPEEFWKRDFRHVRNDLMCPKLYDKIYPTSLSKNSTFTADTGTRSNSYVEPNRVSISVLVPGLLLVFVTSAFTVVGMLVFILRNRKRSKRRDGNSSASEINSLQTVCDSSYWHSGPYHADGGAQRGFDCSAHFSSTNDA, encoded by the coding sequence ATGCTGCTTTGGATTGTCTTGCTGAAGGCGGCTCTTTGTGTTGCTATTGGAAATGTTACAAGGGACATTTGTAAGGAGCAGATCTGCTCCTGCAATGAGATTGAAGGCGATTTGCACATTGACTGCGAAAAAAGGAGCTTTACTAATYTGCACCATTTGACTGGTCCCAGTTCCCAGTTTTATCACTTGCTATTGCATGGRAATTCTTTATCCAGGCTTTTYCCCAATGAGTTTGCTAACTTTTACAATGCCGTRAGCTTGCATTTGGAAAACAACGGTTTGCATGACATTGTCCCTGGTGCTTTTCTGGGACTGCAGCTCGTGAAAAGGYTACACATAAATAATAACAAGATACGGTCATTTAGGAAGAGCACCTTTCTTGGTTTAGATGACTTGGAATATCTTCAGGCTGATTTTAATCTATTGAGRGACATTGACCCGGCCGTGTTCAGGGACTTAAATAAACTTGAAGTGTTAATTCTAAATGATAACCTCATCAGTGCACTACCTATAAATGTGTTTCAACACGTTCCCATCACCCAYCTCGACCTGCGAGGGAACCGAATCAAAACGGTGCCTTATGAGGGAGTTCTCGAACAAATACCGGGCATTGCGGAGGTTTTATTGGAGGATAACCCCTGGGACTGCAACTGYGACCTGGTTTCCCTGAAGGAATGGCTGGAGAATATACCGCAGAACGCGCTTATCGGCCGGGTGATCTGCGAGGCTCCAACGCCACTGCAAGGGAACGACTTGAACGAGACATCGGAGATGGTTCTGTGTCCTTCAATAAAAAGTGGTGCTGACGAGAGTTTAGTTGCACCTCCTACCCAAGAGGAGACCTCTGTACCTGGGCCCGTTCCAACGCCTTATAAAGCTCGTGGTGATCCTGGGTCCCCAACCCCAGGGAATGGGCAAAAGGGACGCTCTAAATCGCACTGGCAGTTGAAAACGAAGCCCACATCTATgacaggtgtgaatggggagagagagcagctgcARATTGTGCAGAACGCATCRTGCCCTGTGCCATGCAGCTGCAAGCTCATTGGATCCAggcaggggttaggggttaactgCGAGGGCAAGAAGATAGAGAGCTTGGCTAACCTAAAACCCAAACCCMTCACKGCGCACGAATTAAACATGAGAGATAACAACATCCATGCTATAAAAAAGAACCATCTCAATGGCTATTCAAGTCTGAATCTCCTTGATTTGGGTGgaaacaacatcaaattgatagaCAACAGCACTTTTCAAAACCTCACCGAGTTAAGATGGTTGTACATGGATAAGAATTACCTGGATACGCTCATTGCGGAAATGTTCATTGGACTTCAAAATCTGGAATATCTCAGTTTGGAATATAATGACATACAGCTGATACTGGCAGGCACATTCAGCCCTCTGCCTAATCTGCGAGTGCTTTTCCTCAACAATAACTTACTGAAAGCGCTACCTGTGGATGCTTTCCTTGGAGTGTCTTTATCAAAGATTAGCTTGCATAATAATTACTTCACGTATCTCCCTGTCGCAGGGGTCTTAGATCAGCTCAATTCGATCATACAAATTGATTTGCATGGGAACCCTTGGGATTGCTCGTGTAATATTGTCCCTTTCAAACAGTGGACGGAGAAACTGGGGGCAGATGTGATCGTTAGTGATCTCAAGTGTGAGTCCCCAGAAGAGTTCTGGAAAAGGGATTTCCGTCACGTCCGAAATGATCTGATGTGTCCCAAGCTGTATGACAAAATctaccccacctctctctccaaaaacagCACGTTCACCGCAGACACGGGTACGCGCTCGAACTCCTATGTGGAGCCGAACAGGGTATCCATMTCTGTACTAGTSCCTGGGCTACTACTGGTATTTGTCACGTCTGCGTTCACTGTTGTAGGGATGCTTGTCTTCATCTTGCGGAATCGCAAGAGATCAAAGCGGAGGGATGGTAATTCCTCTGCGTCAGAGATCAATTCCTTGCAGACAGTGTGTGACTCGTCTTATTGGCATAGCGGGCCTTACCATGCGGACGGGGGCGCGCAAAGAGGGTTTGACTGTAGCGCCCATTTCTCCTCAACAAATGATGCGTAA